From the genome of Nocardia sp. NBC_01503, one region includes:
- a CDS encoding AAA domain-containing protein, which yields MFSPQEVPKLSTRVPPLVLKMPENGPAPWQREHPLWRERPLPPGKAWQFTVYGGLFEIDKVRDELVRVFGNDHGQSDGRRAGTTATFAFTLDAHGSMVENSAVLSACAWAISRLRSPGPGDLKWLDGFDDDNRGFVTSLNKLSPPEIAAAEERSALAAEVGDRARSAALDAIAKGAGAAATAAATAGATMLGGPVLGGIAGTVAGTFAEKLLERRKAEKSSDPDQDDAEPPTLNLTVEDVYRLVKKLGDGLGITAALGVDGVQVRCAQVSARYAGESTEQDFLNSFIAQDLAVVEQAVRRGDVGEALRDYLSDDCAVESRIDVRARPDAVIAGVEPHRIPGGRWPGAVSKPLVLGQQFAVDQLMTEIGDSTGIFAVNGPPGTGKTTMLRDVLAAIVTERAIRLSKLENPRAAFTAKLETAQIGRYRPTVYGIRPELTGFEIVVATASNDAAANVTAEIPAISAVSGVQDEALAADYFSDLASGVLDRKAWGLVAAVLGNMSNRSEFVSRFWWGDNGSRNRPSEPGTDDEGGAVEPIGMMRMLQQAVNEPATVPDWEAAVTAFDKAHDEVRRLTDERQSIADAINNLERLQTVINTAAQDIIDTQNEYDSWRNRHSQATFARAQDEAAVSAANIEIDRHHARKPGFWISLSTWFKAGRVWHARHLQLLADLEAKQSTLGTRNAEIAQCARAWESAAAKGRALVHTHAAAVAEHQLASRVITDAQERWSAVIPFGEILTDEKRFQLCSPWADAEFTAARHRLFLEALRLHKAFILGSGSLIRGNLDVAMAAIRNQLDVKPKPATLATAWQTLFFVVPMVSTTFASLPRLFTGLGRETFGWLFIDEAGQATPQLAVGGLWRAKRAVIVGDPQQLEPIVTLPISAQHALLRQYRLGEQWTPDYTSAQRVADRLARHGTSLPEPDGDADVWVGAPLRVHRRCDRPMFEISNRIAYGGDLMVYGTMHEGEFTGANTWFDISSEVAEDKWVPAEGDQLRHLLILLTNGVGIAPEHIRVISPFRDVVRGSKSVAAEAIHADFARSNVGTVHTVQGQEADVVILVLGTGPRQVGARRWAAEKPNLLNVAVSRAKRRIYVIGNHQSWRNQRYFDVLAASLHRSSVPPS from the coding sequence ATGTTCAGCCCGCAAGAGGTTCCCAAGCTCTCGACCAGGGTTCCACCGCTGGTGCTGAAGATGCCCGAGAATGGTCCGGCGCCTTGGCAGCGTGAGCATCCATTGTGGCGAGAACGCCCATTACCGCCTGGCAAGGCTTGGCAGTTCACCGTGTATGGCGGGCTGTTCGAGATCGACAAGGTCCGCGATGAACTGGTTCGGGTATTCGGGAATGACCATGGTCAATCTGACGGCCGACGAGCCGGTACGACGGCGACATTCGCCTTCACGCTGGACGCGCACGGGTCAATGGTCGAGAACTCGGCTGTGCTGTCGGCGTGCGCCTGGGCCATCAGCCGCCTGCGGTCGCCCGGTCCCGGGGATCTGAAGTGGCTGGACGGGTTCGACGACGATAATCGCGGCTTCGTCACAAGCCTGAACAAGCTCTCACCACCCGAAATTGCTGCGGCAGAAGAACGTTCGGCACTGGCCGCAGAGGTCGGTGACCGAGCGAGGTCCGCCGCACTGGACGCGATTGCGAAGGGAGCCGGTGCCGCGGCGACAGCGGCCGCGACCGCTGGGGCCACCATGCTCGGCGGACCGGTCCTCGGCGGTATCGCGGGAACCGTCGCCGGTACCTTCGCCGAAAAACTCCTCGAACGCCGAAAAGCCGAAAAGAGCTCGGACCCAGACCAAGACGATGCGGAGCCGCCGACACTGAACCTCACCGTCGAGGACGTGTACCGGCTGGTCAAGAAGCTCGGCGATGGCTTGGGCATCACCGCCGCGCTCGGAGTCGATGGAGTTCAGGTGCGGTGCGCTCAGGTATCGGCCCGCTACGCCGGCGAATCAACCGAACAAGACTTCCTGAACAGCTTCATCGCACAGGATCTCGCCGTCGTCGAGCAGGCTGTCCGGCGGGGTGATGTGGGAGAGGCGCTGCGCGACTACCTGTCCGATGACTGTGCCGTCGAATCTCGTATCGATGTGCGAGCCCGCCCCGATGCGGTGATCGCCGGTGTGGAACCTCATCGAATACCGGGCGGTCGCTGGCCCGGCGCCGTGAGCAAGCCACTGGTGCTCGGCCAGCAGTTCGCCGTCGACCAGTTGATGACCGAAATCGGCGACAGCACAGGTATTTTCGCCGTAAACGGGCCACCCGGCACCGGCAAGACCACAATGCTGCGCGATGTCCTCGCCGCCATTGTGACCGAACGCGCTATTCGTCTCTCGAAACTGGAGAATCCGCGCGCGGCGTTCACGGCCAAACTCGAAACCGCTCAGATCGGCAGGTATCGGCCGACGGTGTACGGCATTCGCCCCGAACTCACCGGATTCGAGATAGTCGTCGCCACCGCCAGCAATGATGCCGCGGCCAATGTCACCGCCGAGATTCCCGCGATCAGCGCGGTATCGGGAGTTCAGGACGAAGCGCTTGCGGCAGACTACTTTTCGGACCTCGCGTCCGGGGTACTGGATCGCAAGGCTTGGGGACTCGTTGCCGCCGTCCTGGGAAATATGAGCAATCGGTCCGAGTTCGTGAGCCGATTCTGGTGGGGAGACAACGGTTCCCGGAACCGACCGAGCGAGCCTGGGACGGACGATGAGGGCGGCGCTGTCGAGCCGATCGGCATGATGCGAATGCTGCAGCAGGCAGTGAACGAACCAGCGACCGTCCCCGACTGGGAAGCCGCCGTCACCGCCTTCGACAAAGCCCACGACGAGGTGCGGCGGCTCACAGACGAGCGACAATCCATCGCCGACGCGATCAACAACCTGGAACGGTTGCAAACCGTCATTAATACTGCGGCGCAAGACATTATCGATACCCAGAACGAATATGATTCCTGGCGAAATCGCCACTCACAGGCGACTTTCGCTCGCGCCCAGGACGAGGCCGCGGTCAGCGCCGCGAACATCGAGATCGACCGCCACCATGCGCGCAAGCCGGGGTTCTGGATATCGCTGTCGACCTGGTTCAAAGCCGGACGAGTATGGCATGCACGGCATCTGCAACTGCTCGCGGATCTTGAAGCTAAGCAGAGCACGCTCGGTACCCGCAACGCCGAGATCGCCCAATGCGCGCGAGCATGGGAAAGTGCCGCGGCCAAAGGACGTGCGCTCGTCCACACCCATGCCGCGGCAGTCGCAGAACATCAACTGGCCTCCAGGGTCATCACCGATGCCCAGGAAAGATGGTCCGCTGTAATCCCTTTCGGCGAGATCCTCACCGACGAGAAACGATTCCAACTGTGCAGCCCCTGGGCCGACGCGGAATTCACAGCGGCCCGGCATCGACTGTTCTTGGAGGCGCTGCGGTTACACAAGGCGTTCATTCTCGGCTCCGGGTCCCTGATCCGAGGCAATCTCGATGTCGCCATGGCCGCGATCCGCAACCAGTTGGATGTCAAACCCAAACCGGCAACCCTGGCTACGGCATGGCAGACGCTGTTCTTCGTCGTGCCGATGGTGTCGACGACTTTCGCCTCGCTGCCTCGATTGTTCACCGGGCTCGGTCGCGAAACTTTCGGCTGGCTGTTCATCGACGAAGCGGGTCAGGCCACTCCGCAACTGGCGGTCGGCGGACTCTGGCGCGCCAAAAGAGCTGTCATCGTCGGTGATCCACAACAGCTTGAACCGATTGTCACACTGCCTATCTCGGCTCAACACGCGTTGTTGCGACAGTATCGGCTGGGAGAACAGTGGACGCCCGATTACACCTCAGCACAGCGGGTCGCGGACCGGCTCGCAAGGCACGGCACCAGCCTTCCCGAACCTGACGGTGACGCCGATGTCTGGGTCGGCGCTCCGCTGCGAGTCCACCGGCGATGCGATCGGCCGATGTTCGAGATCTCCAATCGCATCGCCTACGGCGGCGACCTGATGGTGTACGGCACCATGCATGAAGGCGAGTTCACTGGCGCGAACACCTGGTTCGACATCAGTTCCGAAGTGGCGGAGGATAAGTGGGTGCCAGCCGAGGGCGACCAATTGCGTCACCTTCTCATTCTGCTGACCAACGGAGTGGGCATCGCGCCTGAACATATTCGGGTGATCAGCCCTTTCCGGGATGTCGTGCGCGGCTCGAAATCGGTTGCCGCCGAGGCGATCCACGCCGACTTCGCACGAAGCAATGTCGGGACCGTTCACACAGTGCAGGGGCAGGAGGCAGACGTCGTCATCCTGGTGCTGGGCACGGGACCGCGCCAAGTCGGGGCGCGCAGATGGGCTGCGGAGAAACCGAACCTGCTCAACGTCGCGGTGTCACGTGCGAAGCGCCGCATCTATGTCATCGGGAATCACCAATCATGGCGGAATCAACGCTATTTCGATGTTCTGGCCGCATCGCTACATAGGTCGTCAGTCCCGCCCTCATGA
- a CDS encoding type VII secretion target — protein sequence MQVSAQELRDAAKAFDGIVAAVGKLPVIDTASGILGTLGSFMQGSEVGPELDRIEAVRAKAIPIVSGRYQEFAALLNESADTYHGTDQDAATRFEALGDFNSGSQA from the coding sequence ATGCAGGTTTCGGCACAGGAATTGCGTGATGCGGCGAAGGCGTTCGACGGTATCGTCGCGGCGGTCGGGAAGTTGCCGGTCATCGACACCGCATCCGGCATCCTGGGGACCTTGGGATCGTTCATGCAGGGCTCCGAGGTAGGACCGGAGCTGGATCGGATAGAAGCGGTTCGCGCGAAGGCGATCCCGATCGTCAGTGGCCGCTATCAGGAGTTCGCTGCGCTGCTGAACGAATCCGCGGACACCTATCATGGGACCGACCAGGACGCGGCAACCCGGTTCGAGGCGCTCGGCGACTTCAACTCCGGGAGCCAGGCGTGA
- a CDS encoding TPR repeat region-containing protein: MKVPNVSQVMFWNVDMGSVAPKATLIAQGIRDAADTMNKTVDGLNWSGDGRRGAENRAERERTEMRLVADAFDDLATACLNGQTAMGPLVSTAKQSVTSLRKDGYEVDDGDWSVRDTYNYQAALDAAGKDQKLIDQVNTLQSTRQNEASNQTVTLQRLAADLGWADAAATTAIRTALNSIEQLTPATSGLNPTVAAQDEAALRNGTATPEQVERLQLATHLTQQQLDDLLAGKQVDLPQGQFDYLRGLMRSMDTMSVTDIKKLGDGLPADQQTIVRAGVADALQIMSNPQIEAGRQGVAADTGGMALLPTQVRTLLTEKPYKSLNPARGGGAGGVIEVPRMGDFNALTDLLGNGNAGLAQGTDIDRGLLKQGAEIAGSNVKNIQGPWGSTETPSSLADKMLSRAGGDHLAVHDLLTGGAQSPDGTHRMDVTVTPGGKYNPDSHIGNLLNHNWEGHDAGIAKVVSTAGEFATSPIDAQRVDSGESAHALASYMSKHEDELLKINSFEGRQEIGVANPALTQALASTLSPYIPDMVSVDPGMLHTGGFEHDFSADAVKKVFAVIDTDKQAAIQFNGSAYAAVSQLNQQFGASGANEYELGEWAGAIDAGAKDGMKLEFTARQLSEAQQVKEATTVFDSAREGVAFTAKRIPIVGDVVELGVKASSPEVKAWLFGSVPEVHATVDLSANANPVQRYYNILEGMAQSPNHPDLRSDPNVGHYFDDTGKLKSLDEIGGKDPRQYLPKFDSAMRNFLPGLANYNDGWRDGHEPNGPQPK; the protein is encoded by the coding sequence GTGAAGGTTCCCAACGTCAGCCAGGTGATGTTCTGGAATGTCGACATGGGATCGGTTGCGCCCAAGGCGACTCTGATCGCGCAGGGTATTCGGGATGCCGCCGATACGATGAACAAGACCGTCGACGGCTTGAATTGGTCAGGGGATGGCCGCCGCGGGGCTGAGAATCGCGCTGAGCGCGAACGTACGGAAATGCGTTTGGTGGCCGATGCTTTCGACGATCTCGCGACCGCGTGCCTGAACGGGCAGACCGCGATGGGTCCACTGGTCAGCACCGCCAAGCAGTCGGTGACCAGCCTGCGCAAGGATGGCTATGAGGTCGACGACGGCGACTGGTCGGTCCGGGACACCTACAACTACCAGGCCGCTCTCGACGCCGCGGGCAAGGACCAAAAGCTGATCGACCAAGTGAATACCTTGCAATCGACGCGCCAGAACGAGGCGAGCAATCAGACGGTCACGCTGCAACGGCTGGCAGCCGATCTGGGCTGGGCCGACGCCGCCGCCACCACCGCGATCCGTACCGCCCTGAACTCTATCGAACAACTGACACCCGCGACCTCCGGCCTGAATCCGACTGTCGCAGCACAGGACGAAGCAGCCCTGCGCAATGGGACGGCCACACCGGAACAAGTCGAGCGGCTGCAACTGGCGACTCATCTGACCCAGCAGCAACTCGACGATCTGCTCGCCGGTAAGCAAGTGGACCTGCCGCAGGGACAGTTCGACTACCTGCGCGGACTCATGCGCTCGATGGACACGATGAGCGTCACCGATATCAAGAAACTGGGCGACGGCCTGCCCGCAGACCAGCAGACGATCGTTCGAGCGGGTGTCGCGGATGCACTACAGATCATGTCGAATCCCCAGATAGAGGCTGGCAGGCAGGGCGTGGCGGCTGATACCGGCGGTATGGCCCTGCTGCCCACTCAGGTCCGCACACTGCTGACCGAAAAGCCTTACAAATCGCTCAATCCGGCGCGGGGCGGCGGCGCGGGCGGCGTCATCGAAGTACCTCGAATGGGTGATTTCAACGCGTTGACCGATCTGCTCGGCAACGGCAACGCGGGTCTGGCTCAGGGCACCGACATCGACCGCGGCCTGCTCAAACAGGGCGCGGAGATCGCGGGCAGCAACGTCAAGAATATTCAAGGCCCCTGGGGCAGCACCGAGACGCCGAGTTCGCTGGCGGACAAGATGCTGAGCCGCGCCGGGGGTGACCACCTCGCTGTTCACGACCTCTTGACCGGCGGCGCTCAATCGCCCGATGGCACACATCGCATGGACGTCACCGTCACGCCGGGCGGGAAGTACAACCCCGATTCTCATATCGGGAATCTACTCAACCACAACTGGGAGGGCCATGACGCCGGCATCGCGAAGGTCGTTAGTACGGCCGGTGAATTCGCTACATCGCCGATCGACGCGCAGCGCGTAGACTCCGGCGAGTCAGCGCATGCGCTCGCCAGCTATATGAGCAAGCACGAGGATGAACTGTTGAAAATCAACAGCTTCGAGGGCCGACAAGAGATCGGCGTCGCCAATCCGGCTTTGACACAGGCGTTGGCATCGACACTGTCACCCTATATCCCCGATATGGTCAGCGTCGACCCAGGCATGTTGCACACCGGTGGGTTCGAGCATGACTTCAGCGCAGACGCCGTCAAGAAGGTCTTCGCGGTGATCGATACCGACAAGCAGGCCGCCATCCAGTTCAACGGCTCAGCATACGCGGCCGTGTCGCAGCTGAATCAGCAATTCGGCGCTTCCGGAGCTAATGAATACGAGCTGGGCGAGTGGGCTGGTGCGATCGATGCGGGGGCCAAAGATGGGATGAAGCTCGAGTTCACTGCCAGACAGCTCAGCGAGGCACAGCAGGTGAAGGAAGCGACGACGGTGTTCGACTCGGCACGGGAAGGTGTCGCCTTCACCGCCAAGCGAATTCCCATCGTCGGCGACGTCGTCGAACTCGGGGTGAAGGCATCCTCGCCCGAAGTGAAAGCCTGGCTGTTCGGGTCGGTACCCGAAGTGCATGCCACCGTGGACCTCTCCGCGAACGCGAACCCGGTGCAGCGGTACTACAACATCCTCGAAGGTATGGCCCAATCTCCAAACCATCCGGACCTACGATCGGACCCCAACGTCGGTCATTACTTCGACGACACAGGGAAACTGAAGTCACTGGACGAAATCGGCGGCAAAGACCCCCGCCAGTACCTTCCAAAATTCGACAGTGCGATGCGAAACTTCCTGCCCGGACTCGCCAATTACAACGATGGTTGGCGAGACGGACACGAGCCGAATGGACCGCAGCCCAAATGA
- a CDS encoding N-6 DNA methylase, which translates to MPDKNTEPPAVESIRLRRAIGRCVHEGMTAGQASTLALGLVFARKTDEDWPGIPATDPAEANHRVRSVAAALPEEVRLALPEIHRQNLSAVQELWSALERAIAVQGARDASFQVLDACGDSKSGDLFTPRGLSQLMAAFLDVHSGATVYDPACRGGELLAAAAAQVPNGAELSFEARSLTVDGLPLAKMNLALHSVRESRVTAGASVWDAPLPNGRKADFVVTNPPFNMRALYDRLDRVWRYGEPPKHNANYAWLQHVVESLSANGKAAVLMPDNAPSSARERSIRASMLEDGCIEAVISLPRQLFRGTRVAASLWMLRAGGARVDDVLLIDASRFGHMSERTLRVLDDDEQAELAAIVGDWRAGRLGDHANAAAVAVSEIESKNYDLTPAAHLRPIRVVIDTHQPKRTRDRIERLLTDMRQQAQTADSTLGRTLRAIDAHPPGEASQWKEVALGDICLVTPGATLEEDSAGVTPIIKPKDLVSGRLLTPTARASRHAAEQQSNYVVAPGDVLCTRTGTIGRIARVTAENSGWMFGTGLIRLRPSTEQVDPRYLSFYLAQPGIQDWMLSRSKGSAIMSINAQVLKSLEIRLPPMEEQIAIGRALDDFDAVIAAHDEIRTATIALRDLLMPALLSDNAEQAGW; encoded by the coding sequence ATGCCTGACAAGAACACTGAGCCACCGGCAGTCGAATCGATCCGACTACGCCGTGCGATCGGTCGATGCGTGCACGAAGGCATGACTGCCGGCCAGGCATCGACGCTCGCCTTGGGTTTGGTATTCGCGCGGAAAACTGACGAAGACTGGCCCGGGATTCCTGCCACCGATCCAGCGGAGGCCAATCACCGGGTTCGAAGCGTTGCCGCGGCTCTTCCCGAGGAGGTGCGGCTCGCTCTTCCAGAGATACATCGGCAGAATCTCTCTGCGGTGCAAGAACTTTGGAGTGCCCTGGAGCGGGCTATCGCGGTTCAGGGTGCTCGGGATGCGTCATTTCAGGTCTTGGACGCATGCGGCGATTCCAAGTCCGGTGACCTTTTCACGCCACGTGGACTGTCGCAGTTGATGGCCGCTTTTCTGGATGTCCATTCCGGTGCGACGGTTTACGACCCGGCATGCCGGGGAGGCGAACTGCTCGCCGCCGCGGCGGCACAGGTCCCCAACGGTGCCGAACTCTCCTTCGAGGCACGGTCGCTCACGGTTGACGGTCTACCGCTGGCGAAAATGAACCTCGCTTTGCATTCGGTCCGCGAATCGCGAGTAACAGCAGGTGCTTCCGTATGGGACGCACCTCTCCCGAACGGCCGGAAAGCGGACTTCGTTGTCACGAACCCGCCCTTCAATATGCGTGCGCTGTATGACCGCCTGGACCGGGTATGGCGATACGGGGAGCCACCGAAACACAACGCGAATTACGCTTGGCTGCAGCATGTTGTCGAGAGCCTCTCCGCCAACGGCAAAGCTGCGGTGTTGATGCCTGACAACGCGCCGTCCAGCGCGCGAGAACGAAGTATTCGCGCGAGCATGCTCGAGGACGGTTGTATCGAAGCGGTGATCTCTCTGCCGCGTCAGCTCTTTCGCGGTACTCGAGTGGCCGCGAGTCTGTGGATGTTGCGAGCGGGTGGTGCACGAGTCGACGACGTACTTCTCATCGACGCTTCCCGGTTCGGGCACATGTCTGAGCGAACGCTCCGAGTGCTCGACGACGACGAACAGGCCGAACTCGCGGCGATAGTGGGAGACTGGCGCGCCGGGCGGCTCGGTGATCACGCGAACGCGGCCGCAGTCGCAGTTTCGGAAATCGAGAGCAAGAACTACGACCTGACGCCGGCCGCGCACCTTCGGCCCATCCGCGTGGTTATCGATACTCACCAACCGAAGCGAACCCGCGATCGAATCGAGCGACTGCTTACGGATATGCGGCAGCAGGCCCAAACCGCCGATTCGACACTCGGCCGAACCCTCCGCGCGATCGATGCTCATCCGCCAGGCGAAGCATCGCAATGGAAAGAGGTAGCGCTGGGCGATATTTGCCTGGTGACACCGGGCGCGACGCTCGAGGAGGACTCCGCCGGAGTCACACCGATCATCAAGCCGAAAGACCTGGTGTCAGGTCGGCTGCTGACTCCAACGGCCAGGGCGAGTCGCCATGCGGCAGAACAGCAGTCGAACTACGTGGTCGCCCCCGGCGACGTCCTGTGTACCCGCACCGGGACGATCGGGAGGATCGCTCGCGTTACAGCGGAAAACAGCGGCTGGATGTTCGGCACCGGATTGATTCGGCTTCGGCCGAGTACGGAGCAGGTCGATCCGCGATACCTCAGCTTCTACCTCGCCCAGCCTGGCATCCAGGATTGGATGCTGAGCAGGTCGAAAGGTTCGGCGATCATGAGCATCAATGCGCAAGTCCTGAAATCCTTGGAGATCCGACTTCCTCCCATGGAAGAGCAGATCGCGATCGGGCGAGCACTCGACGACTTCGATGCGGTGATCGCCGCCCATGACGAGATCCGTACGGCGACAATCGCACTCCGCGATCTGCTGATGCCCGCCCTGCTTTCTGATAACGCGGAGCAAGCTGGTTGGTGA